In one window of Nocardiopsis aegyptia DNA:
- a CDS encoding dihydroorotate dehydrogenase electron transfer subunit, whose product MSDNGPVQVRCPVLNVRRVDAYYAITVVAPGIAERFRSGQFVSVSVGGDHSSTLLRRPFAIHDVKPDYGGTVEFLFSVRGTGTAWLAERRSRDLLDVVGPLGRPFPLPRDPVNCVLVGGGSGSAPLFPLAQSLRRRGCRVDFVLGAASADRVFSAITARRVAETAVFTTDDGSFGTRGRVTDVLGRVIEEARSDVVYACGPMPMLRAVTAVAGTHGIPVQVSVEETMACGTGICMTCVVPVVGDDGITRMVRSCVDGPVFRGEQVRFDDVGSIPFDALGAPGWKGSSAARAAESARDIA is encoded by the coding sequence ATGAGCGACAACGGACCGGTGCAGGTCAGGTGCCCCGTGCTGAACGTGCGCAGGGTGGACGCCTACTACGCCATCACCGTCGTCGCCCCGGGCATAGCCGAGCGCTTCCGCTCGGGCCAGTTCGTCTCGGTGTCGGTGGGCGGCGACCACTCCAGCACGCTGCTGCGCCGGCCCTTCGCCATCCACGACGTCAAACCCGACTACGGCGGCACCGTCGAGTTCCTGTTCTCCGTGCGCGGGACCGGCACCGCCTGGCTGGCCGAGCGAAGATCGCGCGACCTGCTCGACGTGGTCGGCCCGCTCGGTCGCCCCTTCCCGCTGCCCCGGGACCCGGTCAACTGCGTGCTGGTGGGCGGCGGGTCCGGCAGCGCCCCGCTCTTCCCGCTGGCGCAGTCGCTGCGCCGGCGGGGCTGCCGGGTGGACTTCGTCCTGGGCGCCGCCTCGGCCGACCGGGTGTTCAGCGCGATCACCGCCCGCCGGGTGGCCGAGACCGCGGTCTTCACCACCGACGACGGGTCCTTCGGCACGCGCGGGCGCGTCACCGACGTCCTGGGACGGGTCATCGAGGAGGCCCGCTCCGACGTGGTCTACGCGTGCGGCCCGATGCCGATGCTGCGCGCCGTCACCGCCGTGGCCGGCACGCACGGCATCCCCGTCCAGGTCTCGGTCGAGGAGACCATGGCCTGCGGCACCGGGATCTGCATGACCTGCGTGGTCCCCGTGGTGGGCGATGACGGCATCACCCGCATGGTGCGCTCCTGCGTGGACGGTCCGGTCTTCCGGGGCGAGCAGGTGCGCTTCGACGACGTCGGCTCGATCCCCTTCGACGCTCTGGGCGCGCCCGGGTGGAAGGGCTCCAGCGCCGCGCGCGCCGCCGAGTCGGCGCGCGACATCGCCTGA
- the coaBC gene encoding bifunctional phosphopantothenoylcysteine decarboxylase/phosphopantothenate--cysteine ligase CoaBC, whose amino-acid sequence MVLGVGGGIAAYKVCELLRRLTESGHQVRVVPTADALRFVGEPTWAALSGRPVSTGVWDEVHEVPHVRIGQSADLVFVAPATANILAKAAAGLADDLLTNTLLTARCPVVFAPAMHTEMWEHPATRANVATLRSRGAIVLEPAEGRLTGADTGRGRLPEPSELFEAARRVLRRGAADPDLGGRRVVISAGGTREAIDPVRYIGNHSSGKQGYALARTAAARGAEVTLVSANVSLPDPAGVRVVRVESARDLAGAMDAERVGADAVVMTSAVADFRPASSAASKIKKSGAAPAPVELVENPDVLAGLVASREKEGLAQTIVGFAAETDDVIANGRAKLARKGCDLLVVNEVGGGRAFGTEDNQAVVLGADGTAVEIPFGPKEDLADRVWDLVVPRLPS is encoded by the coding sequence GTGGTCCTCGGCGTCGGCGGCGGGATCGCGGCCTACAAGGTCTGCGAACTGCTCAGACGGCTGACCGAGTCCGGTCACCAGGTCAGGGTGGTGCCCACCGCCGACGCGCTGCGCTTCGTCGGCGAGCCCACCTGGGCCGCCCTGTCCGGCCGACCGGTCTCCACCGGAGTGTGGGACGAGGTCCACGAGGTCCCGCACGTGCGCATCGGCCAGTCGGCCGACCTCGTCTTCGTGGCCCCGGCCACCGCCAACATCCTGGCCAAGGCCGCGGCGGGACTCGCCGACGACCTGCTGACCAACACCCTCCTGACCGCTCGGTGCCCCGTCGTCTTCGCGCCGGCCATGCACACCGAGATGTGGGAGCACCCCGCGACCCGGGCGAACGTGGCGACGCTGCGCTCGCGCGGCGCGATCGTCCTGGAGCCCGCGGAGGGGCGCCTCACCGGCGCCGACACCGGACGGGGCCGCCTGCCCGAGCCCTCTGAACTGTTCGAGGCGGCGCGCCGGGTGCTGCGGCGGGGCGCGGCCGATCCCGACCTGGGCGGGCGCCGCGTGGTGATCTCCGCCGGGGGCACCCGCGAGGCCATCGACCCGGTGCGCTACATCGGGAACCACTCCTCGGGCAAGCAGGGCTACGCGCTGGCCCGGACCGCCGCCGCCCGCGGCGCCGAGGTGACCCTCGTCTCCGCCAACGTGTCCCTGCCCGACCCGGCCGGCGTCCGCGTCGTGCGGGTGGAGTCGGCCCGGGACCTGGCCGGGGCGATGGACGCCGAGCGGGTGGGGGCCGACGCGGTGGTCATGACCTCGGCCGTGGCCGACTTCCGCCCGGCCAGCAGCGCCGCTTCGAAGATCAAGAAGTCGGGGGCCGCGCCCGCCCCCGTCGAACTGGTCGAGAACCCCGACGTCCTGGCCGGCCTGGTCGCCTCCCGGGAGAAGGAGGGCCTGGCCCAGACCATCGTCGGCTTCGCGGCCGAGACGGACGACGTCATCGCCAACGGGCGGGCCAAGCTGGCGCGCAAGGGCTGTGACCTGCTCGTGGTCAACGAGGTCGGGGGCGGCCGCGCCTTCGGTACCGAGGACAACCAGGCGGTCGTGCTCGGCGCGGACGGAACCGCCGTGGAGATCCCCTTCGGCCCGAAGGAGGACCTGGCCGACCGGGTGTGGGACCTGGTCGTGCCGCGCCTGCCATCCTGA
- the mihF gene encoding integration host factor, actinobacterial type, with protein sequence MALPPLTPEQRTAALEKAAKARKERAEVKNKLKNGGISLSEVLSNGLKDDVIGKMKVSALLESLPGVGKVRAKQIMERLNIAESRRVRGLGTNQRAALEDEFGDLTK encoded by the coding sequence GTGGCCCTTCCTCCCCTCACACCCGAGCAGCGCACCGCGGCTCTTGAGAAGGCCGCCAAGGCCAGAAAAGAGCGAGCGGAGGTCAAGAACAAGCTCAAGAACGGCGGGATCTCGCTGTCCGAGGTGCTTTCCAACGGCCTCAAGGACGACGTCATCGGGAAGATGAAGGTTTCGGCTCTGCTCGAATCCCTTCCCGGCGTCGGCAAGGTCCGTGCCAAGCAGATCATGGAGCGGCTCAACATCGCTGAGTCGCGCCGTGTACGGGGTCTGGGCACCAACCAGCGTGCCGCCCTTGAGGACGAGTTCGGCGACCTCACCAAGTAG
- the rpoZ gene encoding DNA-directed RNA polymerase subunit omega — protein sequence MAGTEPVAEGITNPPIDDLLQLVDSKYSLVTMASKRARQINAYYAQLGEGLLEYVGPLVETHVQEKSLSIALREVKSGLLTAEPYEGA from the coding sequence GTGGCTGGTACCGAGCCCGTCGCCGAAGGCATCACCAACCCGCCCATCGACGACCTGCTGCAGCTGGTGGACAGCAAGTACAGCCTGGTCACGATGGCCTCCAAGCGGGCCCGCCAGATCAACGCCTACTACGCCCAGCTGGGCGAGGGCCTGCTGGAGTACGTCGGCCCGCTCGTGGAGACCCACGTGCAGGAGAAGTCGCTCTCCATCGCCCTGCGCGAGGTCAAGTCCGGCCTGCTGACGGCGGAGCCGTACGAGGGCGCCTGA
- the carB gene encoding carbamoyl-phosphate synthase large subunit — translation MPRRSDLSSVLVVGSGPIVIGQAAEFDYSGTQACRVLRAEGLRVILVNSNPATIMTDPEIADATYVEPITTEMIEKIIAKERPDALLPTLGGQTALNAAVALDESGVLAKYDVELIGANIEAIQSGEDRESFKGIVERIGGESARSRICHTLQECLDAAEDLNYPVVVRPSFTMGGAGSGFAHDEAELRRIAGQGLALSPTTEVLLEESILGWKEYELELMRDTNDNVVVVCSIENLDPMGVHTGDSITVAPAMTLTDREYQRMRDIGIAVIREVGVDTGGCNIQFAVHPTTGRIIVIEMNPRVSRSSALASKATGFPIAKIAAKLAVGYTLDEIPNDITRETPASFEPTLDYVVVKVPRFAFEKFPGADPGLTTTMKSVGEAMAIGRSFPEALQKAMRSLEKAGVGLTWAGEPGDKDELLRRAATPTEHRLRQVQQALRAGATVEELHEATRIDPWFLDQMLRLEEAARDLAAAPKLDADQLRAVKGLGFSDLQIGEITGKPEEVVRELRHALGVHPVYLTVDTCAAEFAAQTPYLYSSYDEETEVPQGERPKIIILGSGPNRIGQGVEFDYSCVHASFALSDAGYETVMVNCNPETVSTDYDTSDRLYFEPLTLEDVLEVVRAEQLTGTVAGVIVQLGGQTPLGLARRLKDAGVPIIGTSPEAIDLAEDRGEFGKVLARAGLPAPKYGTAYSFAEAKTAADEIGYPVMVRPSYVLGGRGMEIVYSESMLADYIKRNAEVSPEHPVLIDRFLDDAIEIDVDALYDGRDLYLGGVMEHIEEAGIHSGDSACTLPSITLGSDDIERIRYSTEAIARGTGVRGLLNVQYALASGVLYVLEANPRASRTVPFVSKATAVPLAKAAARVMAGTSIADLRTEGMLPASGDGGDLPADAPVSVKEAVLPFNRFINKEGEGVDTILGPEMRSTGEVMGLDVEFGAAYAKSQLAVNGSLPTRGKVFVSVANRDKRSMIFPVKRLADLGFEILATEGTAVVLRRNGVHATVVRKHSEGTGPEGEPTIVRLIHEGGVDLVVNTPFGGAGQSGPRLDGYEIRTAAVLRGIPSVTTVQGLAAAVQAIEARVRGDVGVRSLQEHASALTERREA, via the coding sequence ATGCCGCGCCGTAGTGACCTTTCATCCGTCCTCGTGGTCGGTTCCGGTCCGATCGTCATCGGGCAGGCGGCCGAGTTCGACTACTCGGGCACCCAGGCCTGCCGTGTCCTGCGGGCCGAGGGCCTGCGGGTCATCCTGGTCAACTCCAACCCGGCCACGATCATGACCGACCCCGAGATCGCCGACGCCACCTACGTCGAGCCGATCACGACCGAGATGATCGAGAAGATCATCGCCAAGGAGCGCCCCGACGCCCTGCTGCCCACCCTGGGCGGCCAGACCGCGCTCAACGCCGCGGTCGCCCTGGACGAGTCCGGGGTCCTGGCCAAGTACGACGTCGAGCTCATCGGCGCCAACATCGAGGCCATCCAGTCCGGCGAGGACCGCGAGTCCTTCAAGGGCATCGTCGAGCGCATCGGCGGGGAGTCCGCCCGCTCGCGCATCTGCCACACGCTCCAGGAGTGCCTGGACGCCGCCGAGGACCTGAACTACCCGGTCGTGGTGCGCCCCTCCTTCACCATGGGCGGCGCCGGGTCCGGCTTCGCCCACGACGAGGCCGAGCTGCGCCGCATCGCGGGCCAGGGCCTGGCCCTCTCGCCGACCACCGAGGTGCTCCTGGAGGAGTCCATCCTCGGCTGGAAGGAGTACGAGCTGGAGCTGATGCGCGACACCAACGACAACGTCGTCGTCGTGTGCTCCATCGAGAACCTCGACCCCATGGGCGTGCACACCGGTGACTCCATCACCGTGGCCCCCGCCATGACCCTGACCGACCGCGAGTACCAGCGGATGCGCGACATCGGCATCGCGGTCATCCGCGAGGTCGGCGTGGACACCGGCGGCTGCAACATCCAGTTCGCCGTGCACCCGACCACCGGCCGGATCATCGTCATCGAGATGAACCCGCGCGTGTCCCGCTCCTCGGCGCTGGCCTCCAAGGCCACCGGCTTCCCGATCGCCAAGATCGCCGCCAAGCTCGCCGTCGGCTACACGCTCGACGAGATCCCCAACGACATCACCCGGGAGACCCCGGCCAGCTTCGAGCCCACGCTCGACTACGTGGTCGTCAAGGTCCCCCGGTTCGCCTTCGAGAAGTTCCCCGGCGCCGACCCCGGCCTCACCACGACCATGAAGTCCGTGGGCGAGGCCATGGCCATCGGCCGGTCCTTCCCCGAGGCGCTGCAGAAGGCCATGCGCTCCCTGGAGAAGGCCGGCGTCGGCCTGACCTGGGCGGGCGAGCCCGGCGACAAGGACGAGCTGCTGCGCCGGGCCGCGACCCCGACCGAGCACCGGCTCCGCCAGGTCCAGCAGGCCCTGCGCGCCGGCGCCACCGTCGAGGAGCTGCACGAGGCCACCCGCATCGACCCCTGGTTCCTGGACCAGATGCTGCGCCTGGAGGAGGCCGCCCGCGACCTGGCCGCCGCGCCCAAGCTCGACGCCGACCAGCTGCGCGCCGTCAAGGGGCTGGGCTTCTCCGACCTCCAGATCGGCGAGATCACCGGCAAGCCCGAGGAGGTCGTGCGCGAACTGCGCCACGCCCTGGGCGTCCACCCCGTCTACCTCACCGTGGACACCTGCGCCGCCGAGTTCGCCGCGCAGACGCCGTACCTGTACTCCAGCTACGACGAGGAGACCGAGGTCCCCCAGGGCGAGCGGCCCAAGATCATCATCCTGGGCTCGGGGCCCAACCGCATCGGCCAGGGCGTGGAGTTCGACTACTCCTGCGTCCACGCCTCCTTCGCGCTCTCCGACGCCGGCTACGAGACCGTGATGGTCAACTGCAACCCCGAGACCGTCTCGACCGACTACGACACCAGCGACCGGCTCTACTTCGAGCCGCTCACCCTGGAGGACGTGCTGGAGGTCGTGCGCGCCGAGCAGCTCACCGGCACCGTCGCCGGCGTCATCGTCCAGCTGGGCGGCCAGACCCCGCTGGGACTGGCCCGCCGCCTCAAGGACGCGGGCGTGCCCATCATCGGCACCAGCCCCGAGGCCATCGACCTGGCCGAGGACCGCGGCGAGTTCGGCAAGGTCCTGGCCAGGGCCGGACTGCCCGCGCCCAAGTACGGCACCGCCTACTCCTTCGCCGAGGCCAAGACCGCCGCCGACGAGATCGGCTACCCGGTCATGGTCCGCCCGTCCTACGTGCTGGGCGGGCGCGGCATGGAGATCGTCTACAGCGAGTCCATGCTCGCCGACTACATCAAGCGCAACGCCGAGGTCAGCCCCGAGCACCCGGTGCTGATCGACCGCTTCCTCGACGACGCCATCGAGATCGACGTCGACGCCCTCTACGACGGCCGCGACCTGTACCTGGGCGGCGTCATGGAGCACATCGAGGAGGCCGGGATCCACTCCGGGGACTCCGCGTGCACCCTGCCCTCCATCACCCTGGGCAGCGACGACATCGAGCGGATCCGCTACTCCACCGAGGCCATCGCCCGCGGCACCGGGGTGCGGGGCCTGCTCAACGTCCAGTACGCGCTCGCCTCCGGCGTGCTCTACGTGCTGGAGGCCAACCCGCGCGCCTCGCGCACCGTGCCGTTCGTGTCCAAGGCCACCGCGGTGCCGCTGGCCAAGGCCGCGGCCCGCGTCATGGCCGGGACCTCGATCGCCGACCTGCGCACCGAGGGCATGCTGCCCGCCTCCGGTGACGGCGGCGACCTGCCCGCCGACGCCCCGGTGTCGGTGAAGGAGGCCGTGCTGCCCTTCAACCGGTTCATCAACAAGGAGGGCGAGGGCGTCGACACCATCCTCGGCCCGGAGATGCGCTCCACCGGCGAGGTCATGGGCCTGGACGTGGAGTTCGGCGCGGCCTACGCCAAGTCGCAGCTGGCCGTCAACGGCTCGCTGCCCACGCGCGGCAAGGTGTTCGTCTCGGTCGCCAACCGCGACAAGCGCTCGATGATCTTCCCGGTCAAGCGCCTGGCCGACCTCGGCTTCGAGATCCTCGCCACCGAGGGCACCGCGGTGGTGCTGCGCCGCAACGGCGTGCACGCCACGGTGGTGCGCAAGCACAGCGAGGGCACCGGCCCCGAGGGCGAGCCCACCATCGTGCGGCTCATCCACGAGGGCGGCGTCGACCTGGTCGTCAACACCCCCTTCGGCGGGGCCGGGCAGTCCGGACCCCGTCTGGACGGGTACGAGATCCGCACCGCGGCCGTCCTGCGCGGCATCCCGAGCGTCACCACCGTGCAGGGACTGGCCGCGGCGGTGCAGGCGATCGAGGCCCGGGTGCGCGGTGACGTGGGTGTGCGCTCCCTCCAGGAGCACGCGAGCGCCCTCACCGAGCGCCGCGAGGCCTAG
- the pyrF gene encoding orotidine-5'-phosphate decarboxylase — protein sequence MTAPSAPAPIAVAIDANDIETAATWASAVAPHVSTVKVGLELYLRYGPEVISATRGANRVKVFLDLKLHDIPATVAGAARSVAGLRPSILTVHAGGGADMVRAAVEAAPDTRIAGVTVLTSMGEKDLEEIGLLGPARDAVRRLSVLAVGAGARALVCSPQEVAMVRAEVGPDITLITPGVRPAGADRGDQSRVATPEEAIEAGADLLVVGRPITRAPDPGAAAASIAAAVRRAGVRV from the coding sequence ATGACCGCGCCTTCCGCGCCAGCTCCGATCGCCGTGGCGATCGACGCGAACGACATCGAGACCGCCGCGACCTGGGCGTCCGCGGTCGCGCCGCACGTGAGCACGGTGAAGGTGGGCCTGGAGCTGTACCTGCGGTACGGGCCCGAGGTGATCAGCGCGACGCGCGGCGCCAACCGGGTCAAGGTGTTCCTGGACCTGAAGCTGCACGACATCCCCGCCACCGTCGCGGGCGCGGCGCGCAGCGTCGCGGGCCTGCGGCCCTCCATCCTCACCGTGCACGCCGGCGGGGGAGCGGACATGGTCCGGGCCGCGGTGGAGGCCGCGCCGGACACCAGGATCGCCGGGGTGACGGTGCTCACCTCGATGGGCGAGAAGGACCTGGAGGAGATCGGGCTCCTGGGGCCGGCCCGCGACGCGGTGCGGCGGCTGTCGGTTCTGGCGGTCGGGGCGGGGGCGCGGGCGCTCGTCTGCTCGCCGCAGGAGGTCGCCATGGTGCGCGCGGAGGTGGGCCCCGACATCACCCTGATCACCCCGGGCGTGCGCCCGGCGGGAGCGGACCGGGGCGACCAGTCGCGCGTGGCCACGCCGGAGGAGGCCATCGAGGCGGGGGCGGACCTGCTGGTGGTCGGCCGCCCGATCACGCGGGCCCCGGACCCGGGCGCGGCGGCCGCCTCGATCGCGGCGGCCGTCCGGCGCGCCGGTGTGCGGGTGTAG
- the gmk gene encoding guanylate kinase produces the protein MPELGSQSRPAAKRLTVLSGPSGVGKSTVVAGIRREHPEVWLSVSVTTRRPRPGEKDGVQYHFVSDEEFDRLVAEGELLEWAQFAGNRYGTPRGPVEERLAAGTPVLLEIELQGARQVRESMPDALHVFLAPPSWEELVRRLTGRGTESDEVIQRRLDVAKVELAAEKEFDTTLVNTSVRDVCADLLALITAPKV, from the coding sequence ATGCCTGAGCTCGGATCCCAGTCCCGTCCGGCCGCGAAGCGGCTGACCGTCCTGTCCGGTCCGTCGGGTGTGGGCAAGAGCACGGTCGTCGCCGGCATCCGCCGCGAGCACCCCGAGGTGTGGCTGTCGGTGTCGGTGACCACGCGCAGGCCCCGCCCCGGAGAGAAGGACGGCGTCCAGTACCACTTCGTCTCCGACGAGGAGTTCGACCGGCTCGTCGCCGAGGGCGAACTACTGGAGTGGGCCCAGTTCGCGGGCAACCGCTACGGCACCCCGCGCGGCCCCGTCGAGGAGCGGCTCGCCGCCGGCACCCCGGTCCTGCTGGAGATCGAGCTCCAGGGCGCCCGCCAGGTGCGCGAGTCCATGCCCGACGCCCTGCACGTCTTCCTGGCCCCGCCCTCGTGGGAGGAGCTGGTCCGCCGCCTCACCGGCCGCGGCACCGAGAGCGACGAGGTCATCCAGCGCCGCCTGGACGTCGCCAAGGTCGAACTCGCCGCCGAGAAGGAGTTCGACACCACACTCGTCAACACGTCCGTACGGGACGTGTGCGCCGACCTGCTAGCGTTGATCACCGCGCCCAAGGTGTGA
- a CDS encoding dihydroorotate dehydrogenase gives MNADLRTRLGGLDLPNPVVTAAGCAGAGRELAQFFDVAQIGAVTTKSVMLEPHAGRPAPRMAETPSGMLSTTGMQGPGVDVFLQRDLPWLLSRGGRAIVSIAGAGVGEFGELARRVSDAEGVSAIEVNLSCANHADPAGRYFADDPAQAAAVVQTVRSHARSDLPVLAKLSADVPDVVDLAGACVAARADGLTMINTVRGMAVDSRTLRPAVAGGMGGLSGPALRPIAVGCVYRVHEALPDVPIIGVGGVRTGADVIEFMAAGASAVAVGTVNFSDPSACARVLREFTEALDARGIARARDLVGAAHRPGTGV, from the coding sequence GTGAACGCAGACCTCAGGACGCGGCTGGGCGGCTTGGACCTGCCCAATCCCGTGGTGACCGCCGCCGGGTGCGCCGGAGCGGGGCGCGAGCTGGCCCAGTTCTTCGACGTCGCGCAGATCGGCGCCGTCACGACCAAGTCGGTGATGCTGGAGCCGCATGCCGGGCGCCCCGCGCCGCGCATGGCCGAGACGCCGAGCGGGATGCTCAGCACCACGGGCATGCAGGGGCCGGGCGTGGACGTGTTCCTGCAGCGGGACCTGCCGTGGCTGCTGTCCCGGGGCGGCCGGGCGATCGTGTCCATCGCCGGCGCGGGCGTGGGCGAGTTCGGGGAGCTGGCCCGCCGGGTCTCCGACGCCGAGGGCGTCAGCGCCATCGAGGTCAACCTGTCCTGCGCCAACCACGCCGACCCGGCGGGCCGCTACTTCGCCGACGACCCGGCCCAGGCCGCCGCCGTGGTCCAGACGGTGCGCTCGCACGCACGCTCGGACCTGCCCGTGCTCGCGAAGCTCTCCGCCGACGTCCCCGACGTGGTGGACCTGGCGGGGGCGTGCGTGGCCGCCCGCGCCGACGGCCTGACGATGATCAACACCGTGCGCGGCATGGCGGTGGACTCCCGCACGCTGCGCCCGGCCGTCGCCGGGGGCATGGGCGGGCTGTCCGGGCCGGCGCTGCGCCCGATCGCGGTGGGGTGCGTCTACCGGGTCCACGAGGCCCTGCCGGACGTGCCGATCATCGGTGTGGGCGGGGTCCGCACGGGGGCGGACGTGATCGAGTTCATGGCGGCGGGCGCGAGCGCCGTCGCGGTGGGGACGGTCAACTTCTCCGATCCCTCCGCCTGCGCCCGCGTGCTCAGGGAGTTCACCGAGGCCCTCGACGCGCGGGGCATCGCGCGCGCCCGGGACCTGGTGGGCGCCGCCCACCGGCCAGGGACCGGGGTCTGA
- the metK gene encoding methionine adenosyltransferase, translating into MSRRLFTSESVTEGHPDKMADQISDAILDAMLTTDPRSRVAVETLITTGQVHIAGEVTTQTYVDIPAIVREKILEIGYDSSAKGFDGDSCGVNVSIDAQSPDIAQGVDTAYEARVEHEDDSLNRQGAGDQGLMFGYANRETPELMPLPIKLAHSLSERLAEVRRNGTVPYLRPDGKTQVTVEYEGQTPVRLDTVVVSSQHSADINLDEMLAPDVREHVIEPVVAAFGLAADDYRLLVNPTGRFEIGGPMGDAGLTGRKIIVDTYGGYARHGGGAFSGKDPSKVDRSAAYATRWVAKNIVAAELAERAEVQVAYAIGKAHPVGVFIETFGTEKVAPELIEKAVKEVFDLRPAAIVRDLDLLRPIYSKTAAYGHFGRELPEFTWERTDRAASLRSFVGA; encoded by the coding sequence GTGTCCCGCCGCCTTTTCACCTCCGAGTCGGTCACCGAGGGCCATCCCGACAAGATGGCCGATCAGATCAGTGACGCGATCCTCGACGCGATGCTCACCACCGACCCCCGGAGCCGGGTCGCGGTCGAGACACTGATCACCACCGGTCAGGTCCACATCGCGGGCGAGGTCACCACCCAGACCTACGTCGACATCCCCGCGATCGTCCGGGAGAAGATCCTGGAGATCGGCTACGACTCCTCCGCGAAGGGGTTCGACGGTGACTCCTGCGGGGTCAACGTCTCCATCGACGCCCAGTCCCCGGACATCGCCCAGGGCGTGGACACCGCGTACGAGGCGCGGGTCGAGCACGAGGACGACAGCCTCAACCGCCAGGGCGCCGGCGACCAGGGCCTGATGTTCGGGTACGCCAACCGCGAAACCCCCGAGCTCATGCCGCTGCCGATCAAGCTGGCGCACTCGCTCTCCGAGCGACTGGCCGAGGTCCGCCGCAACGGCACCGTCCCGTACCTGCGTCCGGACGGCAAGACCCAGGTGACGGTGGAGTACGAGGGCCAGACCCCCGTGCGCCTGGACACCGTCGTGGTCTCCAGCCAGCACTCCGCCGACATCAACCTCGACGAGATGCTCGCTCCCGACGTGCGCGAGCACGTCATCGAGCCGGTCGTGGCCGCGTTCGGCCTGGCGGCCGACGACTACCGGCTGCTGGTCAACCCGACCGGCCGCTTCGAGATCGGCGGCCCCATGGGCGACGCCGGCCTGACCGGCCGCAAGATCATCGTCGACACCTACGGCGGCTACGCCCGGCACGGTGGCGGCGCCTTCTCGGGCAAGGACCCGTCGAAGGTGGACCGCTCCGCCGCCTACGCCACGCGCTGGGTCGCCAAGAACATCGTGGCCGCCGAGCTCGCCGAGCGTGCCGAGGTCCAGGTCGCCTACGCCATCGGCAAGGCGCACCCGGTCGGTGTGTTCATCGAGACCTTCGGCACGGAGAAGGTGGCTCCCGAGCTGATCGAGAAGGCCGTCAAGGAGGTCTTCGACCTGCGTCCGGCCGCGATCGTGCGCGACCTCGACCTGCTGCGCCCGATCTACTCCAAGACGGCCGCCTACGGCCACTTCGGCCGCGAGCTGCCGGAGTTCACCTGGGAGCGGACCGACCGCGCGGCCTCGCTGCGGTCGTTCGTGGGCGCCTGA
- the carA gene encoding glutamine-hydrolyzing carbamoyl-phosphate synthase small subunit has product MSEATGGPAILVLEDGRVFHGRSFGAVGETFGEAVFNTGMTGYQETLTDPSYHRQIVVMTAPHIGNTGVNDDDPESGRIWVAGYVVREPARIPSNWRAERTLDEELRRQGVVGIALTGTRALTRHLRDRGAMRAAVSSVETDPKALLARVLEQPAMAGSDLAAEVSTDAPYEILPPEGVATRFHVAAVDLGIKAMTPQRLAERGCRVTVLPSSATAEDILALDPDGVFFSNGPGDPATADGPVAAMRGVLDAGTPLFGICFGNQILGRSLGLGTYKLRFGHRGVNQPVRDTRTTKVAITSQNHGFAVDAPLDEPFDTPYGRAEVSHIGLNDQVVEGLRLLDRPVFSVQFHPEAAAGPHDAAALFDEFCDLMSAQPAPAAKQ; this is encoded by the coding sequence GTGTCCGAGGCAACCGGCGGACCGGCGATTCTGGTGCTCGAGGACGGCCGCGTCTTCCACGGCCGCTCCTTCGGCGCCGTCGGCGAGACCTTCGGCGAGGCCGTCTTCAACACCGGCATGACCGGCTATCAGGAGACCCTCACCGACCCCTCGTACCACCGGCAGATCGTCGTGATGACCGCGCCGCACATCGGCAACACCGGTGTCAACGACGACGACCCCGAGTCCGGCCGGATCTGGGTCGCCGGGTACGTCGTCCGCGAGCCCGCGCGCATCCCCTCCAACTGGCGTGCCGAGCGCACCCTCGACGAGGAGCTGCGCCGCCAGGGCGTGGTGGGCATCGCCCTCACCGGCACCCGCGCCCTGACCCGCCACCTGCGCGACCGGGGCGCCATGCGCGCCGCCGTCAGCTCCGTGGAGACAGACCCGAAGGCGCTGCTCGCCCGCGTCCTGGAGCAGCCGGCCATGGCCGGCTCCGACCTGGCCGCCGAGGTCAGCACCGACGCGCCCTACGAGATCCTGCCGCCCGAGGGCGTCGCGACCCGCTTCCACGTCGCCGCCGTCGACCTGGGGATCAAGGCGATGACCCCGCAGCGCCTGGCCGAGCGCGGCTGCCGCGTCACCGTGCTGCCCTCCTCGGCCACCGCCGAGGACATCCTCGCCCTGGACCCGGACGGCGTCTTCTTCAGCAACGGCCCCGGCGACCCCGCCACCGCCGACGGCCCCGTCGCGGCGATGCGCGGGGTACTGGACGCGGGCACGCCCCTGTTCGGCATCTGCTTCGGCAACCAGATCCTGGGCCGCTCCCTGGGCCTGGGCACCTACAAGCTCCGCTTCGGGCACCGCGGCGTCAACCAGCCGGTCCGCGACACCCGCACGACCAAGGTCGCCATCACCAGCCAGAACCACGGCTTCGCCGTCGACGCTCCGCTCGATGAGCCCTTCGACACCCCCTACGGCCGGGCCGAGGTGAGCCACATCGGCCTCAACGACCAGGTCGTCGAGGGCCTGCGGCTGCTGGACCGCCCCGTGTTCAGCGTCCAGTTCCACCCGGAGGCCGCCGCCGGCCCCCATGACGCCGCCGCACTCTTCGACGAGTTCTGCGACCTGATGTCCGCCCAGCCCGCACCGGCTGCCAAGCAGTAA